From Diospyros lotus cultivar Yz01 chromosome 4, ASM1463336v1, whole genome shotgun sequence, a single genomic window includes:
- the LOC127800268 gene encoding auxin-induced protein 6B-like: MQEQNKMKVKKGWLAVQVGLEDEDGGFRRFVIPISYLDHPIFRRLLEKAHEVYGYHAPGPLRLPCSVDDFLHQRWRIEKETANYSQHHHYHYHLPSSLSFRAC; the protein is encoded by the coding sequence ATGCAGGAACAGAATAAGATGAAGGTGAAGAAAGGCTGGCTGGCGGTGCAAGTTGGGCTAGAAGACGAAGACGGCGGATTCCGGCGTTTTGTCATCCCAATATCGTACCTCGACCACCCTATCTTCCGGCGGCTTTTGGAGaaagctcatgaggtttatggGTATCATGCCCCTGGCCCGCTCAGGCTGCCGTGTTCCGTCGATGATTTCCTCCATCAGCGGTGGCGGATCGAGAAGGAGACGGCTAACTACAGCCAGCACCACCACTATCACTATCATCTTCCCAGCTCCTTGTCCTTCCGTGCTTGTTGA